In Candidatus Moanabacter tarae, the genomic stretch CGAGGGAGACAGGGCTGATTTTCTAAGGTGAAGGAAGCCAGAAAATTTACTTTTATTTGCGGTGGAGATGACTACTTTGTCTCCCGTATGGGCAAGTCGATTTTGGCTGAGAAGAGCCGCGATTTAGAGAGCGAATTCTCCCAGGAGATTGTTGCCGGTGCAGCCAATACGGTGGAGGAAGTAGAAATAGCAGTTGCCCAATTGCGCCAAGCCCTGCAGACGTTGCCCCTGTTTGGTGGCAAAAAAGTGATTTGGTTTAAAGAGGTGAATTTTTTAGCTGATTCAATTACCGGACGGGCTGAGGGAACACGGATCCAAGTGGAGAACCTCCAACTAATTTTGGAGCAGATTGATCCTGAGAACGTCGACCTAGTGATCACCGCATTCCCAGTCGATCGAAGACGTTCCTTTTTGAGGTGGTGCGAGAAGAATTCCGACTTCCACATGACGGGTGGTGGGCGCGGTGCTGATAGTGCCATTATCCCATTGATCGAGGAGGAGTGTGGTCGCCTAGGGGTTGCATTCGAAGAGGGTGCGCAAGATTATCTAGTAGAGAAACTGGGAGGCAATGCTCGTCTGATTGTTGAGGAGTTACGGAAGTTGTCTTCTTACATGGGGGAAGAAGGAAATGTAATCAGAAAAATCCATATCACGGAGTTGGTTCCAGAATTTGGCGAAGGTAAGTTCTTCGAAGCGGTGGAGGCATTCTATAGTGCTGACATAGAACGAGCCCTGGAGGCAGTCAGGCGCCATTTTTTTGGCAACCGAGATGCACGTGGGCTAATCGCAAGCTTGCAGGGCCGTAACCGCCTCCTAATTCAACTACGAGCCTTGATGGGTGGTGGAGAGATTCCAATGGGAGGAAGACAGCTAAACCCATCGTCGTTGGAGAAGGCAGCTAATATCTACCAAAAGCATTTCGGGGAGAGCCGTGAAAAACGAAATTTCAATCTTTTTTCTCAAAGTCCGTGGTATCTCCGTCATCTCTGCGCTGATGCGGACCGATTTTCTCTTAAGAATCTCATCCGATTTCAGTCTGCTTTCGTCTGCGCCTTTGAGGAGATTCTGGATCGTGCTGGAGAACAGGAGGAGACAGTGCGTAATCTTTTTGTAAGATGTCTCAGCCGGGACTCGCCTTATTCTCAGGAGAGTTATGAGAAGGACTAAATTTTCTTGTTGCCAGTTTCTCAGCGGTAGAGGTTGATCTACTGAATGATGGAATCGATACCTAACATCCTGGCTCTGCGTTATGCCTCGTCTGAACTAAAGGAGATTTGGTCTCTAAGGGGGAAGATTCTCATGGAGCGCGATTTTTGGATAGCGGTCATGAAGGCTCAAAAAGAATTGGGCTTGGGGATTCCCGACGAGGCAATTAGTGCCTATGAAGCGGCCAGGGAAAAGATAGATCTCGATGACATCCAGAGACGCGAATCGATTTCCAGGCACGATGTTAAAGCCAGAATTGATGCCTTTTGTGATCTCGCCGGTTATGAACACATCCACAAGGGTATGACGAGTCGTGACCTGACGGAAAATGTTGAGCAACTGCAAGTATTGCGGTCTCTCCGGTTTGTTAGGGTAAAGGCGATTAGTTCCCTCAACGCTCTTTCACGCCGAGCCAGTGAATTCAAGAGATTGGTGATTACAGCTCGGACACATAATGTCCCAGCCCAACCAACAACCTACGGGAGACGATTGGCTATGTTCGGTGAGGAGATGCTGTTAGCAATCGAGCGTCTCGATTATCTGATTGAGAATTATCCCATTCGCGGCCTAAAAGGGGCGGTTGGGAACCAGCTGGATTGTCTTACTCTTTTCGATGGAGACCGGGACAAGGTTGTCCATTTAGAAGAGAGAATTTATAAACATCTCGGGATGGATAAAGGACTGACTTCGACGGGACAGGTCTATCCGCGCAGCCTAGATTTTGAAGCTATTGGGGTGCTTACTTCGGTGGCATCGGGGCCGGCCAATTTTGCCCGCAGCATGCGATTAATGGCAGGGCATGAATTGGCGGGAGAGGGGA encodes the following:
- the purB gene encoding Adenylosuccinate lyase, which gives rise to MMESIPNILALRYASSELKEIWSLRGKILMERDFWIAVMKAQKELGLGIPDEAISAYEAAREKIDLDDIQRRESISRHDVKARIDAFCDLAGYEHIHKGMTSRDLTENVEQLQVLRSLRFVRVKAISSLNALSRRASEFKRLVITARTHNVPAQPTTYGRRLAMFGEEMLLAIERLDYLIENYPIRGLKGAVGNQLDCLTLFDGDRDKVVHLEERIYKHLGMDKGLTSTGQVYPRSLDFEAIGVLTSVASGPANFARSMRLMAGHELAGEGIVAGQVGSSAMPHKVNSRSCERIAGFLTLLKGYHNMVAGLVGDQWNEGDVSCSVVRRVALPDSFFAVDGLLETLLVVLDEMEVFPEVIRQENERYLPFLATTSILMEAIQKGVGRESAHEFIREHAFAVLRDLRSGRISQNDFMQRLASDHRIGIDLCRLNAIIDRLRSWAGGSAQQVDQFVERVRDWGERFPEAEGVVRNEIL